The Solibacillus sp. FSL W7-1464 genome contains a region encoding:
- a CDS encoding ABC transporter substrate-binding protein, whose amino-acid sequence MNKKLFTLASTATVAAVALAGCVETKSDVKENDSATSETAGAKPVIELLGMSSSEQDMNIVRDQLVKNGFDIKLNIQPDYGSFTAQQDAGNFDIAISSWTTVTGNPDYAVRGLFKTGGDYSRTSDETVDKLIDEASTLTGDEAKEKYKELEQALVFDNAYIAPLYISQKFQGIYKAEVNPDTVRLPKSRAQAWETISFNDEGKNASETLVLHQALASLTSLDPVKANDGSINTLNTNMYVRLVNLSDTDEVVSDGSLSYDHAIAENNEEYYFVLRDDINFAKVEGEKAVDTGDLVSAEDVVFSLNRAKDETSVPDHRTYSIHENIDTVEIVSDISSLESVKTADGKSVLEELSDELPAAISEVVTDEKDVDNAAGKYQVVKLTTPNPFPQVLNYLAHQSGGIVSEAAVTAVNTFDVASYDLNSDIAYGDQSTVTEGASYANHLAASGPYILVKKNDYEATFVKNPAYQAGTENEPKIENISVRFIQDNDSALSALRNGEIHVLQSVPETKTDVVEGDENLQLKTADSNAVSYLLFNTNGRETAKSADLRKAVLHSINQDEFISYYQGKKKPAVSTVSPLIDTGLKLEADSAKVKEFLKAYNESK is encoded by the coding sequence ATGAATAAAAAATTATTTACGTTAGCATCAACAGCAACTGTGGCAGCAGTAGCTTTAGCAGGCTGTGTTGAAACAAAATCGGATGTAAAAGAAAATGATTCAGCAACTTCTGAAACGGCTGGCGCAAAGCCAGTCATCGAATTACTTGGTATGTCCTCTTCGGAGCAGGACATGAATATTGTACGTGACCAATTAGTGAAGAACGGTTTCGATATAAAACTGAATATTCAGCCGGATTACGGTTCATTTACAGCACAACAGGATGCGGGCAACTTTGACATTGCCATTTCAAGCTGGACGACTGTAACTGGTAACCCGGACTATGCGGTACGCGGCTTATTCAAAACAGGCGGGGACTACAGCCGGACTTCGGATGAAACAGTCGATAAATTAATCGATGAAGCAAGCACATTAACAGGTGATGAAGCAAAGGAAAAATATAAAGAGCTGGAACAAGCTTTAGTATTCGACAATGCCTATATTGCGCCATTATATATTTCTCAAAAATTCCAAGGTATTTATAAAGCGGAAGTTAATCCGGACACAGTACGTCTGCCAAAATCACGAGCTCAGGCATGGGAAACGATTTCATTCAATGATGAAGGGAAAAATGCATCTGAAACATTAGTGCTTCACCAAGCCTTGGCATCATTGACTTCCCTTGACCCGGTCAAGGCGAACGATGGATCGATCAATACATTGAACACGAATATGTATGTTCGCCTAGTGAATTTATCGGATACAGATGAAGTCGTATCAGATGGCTCACTATCATACGACCATGCAATTGCCGAAAACAATGAAGAATATTATTTCGTCCTGCGCGATGATATTAACTTCGCAAAAGTTGAAGGTGAAAAAGCGGTGGATACAGGGGATTTAGTATCAGCAGAAGATGTAGTATTCTCATTAAACCGTGCTAAAGATGAAACATCGGTGCCGGATCACCGCACATATTCCATCCATGAAAATATTGATACAGTAGAAATCGTATCGGATATCAGTTCGTTGGAATCAGTGAAAACAGCAGATGGCAAGTCTGTTTTGGAAGAATTATCGGATGAACTGCCTGCAGCGATTTCTGAAGTTGTGACAGATGAAAAAGATGTAGACAATGCAGCAGGGAAATACCAAGTTGTTAAATTGACAACGCCAAATCCTTTCCCGCAAGTATTAAACTACTTAGCGCACCAATCTGGCGGTATTGTATCAGAAGCTGCGGTAACGGCAGTGAATACATTTGATGTTGCAAGCTATGACCTGAACTCGGATATCGCTTACGGTGACCAATCGACAGTTACTGAAGGCGCAAGCTATGCCAATCATTTAGCAGCATCTGGTCCATATATTTTAGTGAAGAAAAACGATTATGAAGCAACATTTGTGAAGAATCCTGCATACCAGGCAGGAACTGAAAACGAGCCGAAAATTGAAAACATCAGCGTTCGTTTCATCCAGGACAATGACAGTGCATTATCTGCATTGCGTAATGGTGAAATCCACGTATTACAATCTGTTCCTGAAACAAAAACAGATGTAGTGGAAGGCGATGAAAACTTACAATTAAAAACAGCTGACAGCAATGCCGTATCTTACTTATTGTTCAATACAAACGGTCGTGAAACGGCGAAATCTGCAGACTTACGTAAAGCAGTACTTCACTCGATCAATCAAGACGAGTTCATCAGCTACTACCAAGGTAAGAAAAAGCCGGCTGTATCAACAGTTTCACCTTTAATCGACACAGGTTTAAAACTGGAAGCAGACAGTGCAAAAGTGAAAGAATTCCTAAAAGCCTATAACGAATCAAAATAA
- a CDS encoding ABC transporter permease translates to MKFISDVKLLLKITQEYVNAQFTIAFSAIFSLLFLLYSFNFSEGVWRPYVVGFFVIYIGTTIYVWLTSLLIKKDLSEHRELTKRTRLLGIPLILTIFVGNVFAAGYGFMLASKNKTAEYTFAVYAFMTQIFIILISGFNLFKPYVVDTFVIAMGGFILLALLYLATALFIAKYVTPDTAPKWMLPLGIVLLIPTLTGNFFSLLLGITLIRKARNADPSAVEKWQKTWNKILRNTMAVFGLFFIVFMFSLSVVSSWTFDYDFAVENNYAVLLQTPTLEYPLGTDNFGRDLFSRIVFGAQISLIVGFCATIIPAIIGGALGAISGYYGKNTDNMIMRALDILYAIPGILLAIAIIAAFGANTTNLIIALSVGAIPTYARTMRANVLQISNYEFVESARALGANDRSIIFKHIVPNALAPMIVKATLTIGGAVISTSSLSFLGLGIEPHIPEWGNILKVGSTYLESHSYLAIFPGLCIMLLVLSFNFFGDGLRDALDPKSN, encoded by the coding sequence GTGAAATTTATATCAGACGTAAAACTGCTGTTGAAAATAACACAAGAGTATGTAAATGCACAGTTTACCATTGCTTTTTCTGCGATTTTTTCATTGCTGTTTTTACTTTATAGTTTTAATTTTTCAGAAGGTGTTTGGCGTCCGTATGTAGTTGGTTTTTTTGTGATTTATATTGGTACAACGATTTACGTTTGGCTCACATCACTTCTTATTAAAAAGGATTTATCGGAGCACCGGGAACTGACAAAGCGTACACGCCTGCTTGGTATCCCGCTGATACTTACAATTTTCGTCGGGAATGTATTTGCTGCCGGATACGGTTTTATGCTCGCATCGAAAAACAAAACGGCAGAATATACTTTTGCTGTTTATGCTTTTATGACGCAAATATTCATTATCCTGATTTCGGGATTTAATTTGTTCAAACCATATGTAGTCGATACATTTGTCATTGCTATGGGCGGTTTCATTCTACTCGCATTGCTGTATTTGGCAACAGCGCTGTTCATCGCGAAATATGTCACGCCTGACACAGCGCCGAAATGGATGCTGCCGCTTGGAATTGTACTGCTGATTCCAACTTTGACAGGCAATTTCTTCTCGCTGTTACTAGGTATTACGTTAATCCGTAAAGCGCGGAATGCAGATCCGTCCGCAGTAGAGAAATGGCAAAAAACATGGAATAAGATTTTGCGGAATACGATGGCGGTATTCGGACTGTTTTTCATCGTTTTCATGTTCAGTTTATCGGTTGTCAGCTCATGGACATTCGATTATGACTTTGCGGTGGAAAACAATTATGCGGTATTGCTGCAAACACCGACGCTTGAATATCCGTTAGGTACCGATAATTTCGGCCGGGATTTATTTTCACGCATTGTGTTCGGTGCGCAAATTTCATTGATCGTTGGTTTTTGTGCTACGATCATCCCTGCGATCATCGGCGGGGCGCTTGGTGCGATTTCCGGCTATTACGGCAAAAATACCGACAATATGATTATGCGTGCATTGGATATTTTATATGCGATTCCTGGAATTCTGCTGGCAATTGCGATTATTGCCGCATTTGGCGCGAATACGACAAACTTGATTATCGCATTAAGTGTAGGTGCTATCCCGACTTATGCGCGGACAATGAGGGCGAATGTACTTCAGATTTCAAACTATGAATTTGTTGAATCCGCACGCGCTTTAGGGGCAAATGACCGCTCGATTATTTTCAAGCATATCGTTCCAAATGCGCTGGCACCGATGATTGTCAAAGCAACATTAACAATCGGAGGAGCTGTTATTTCAACTAGTAGTTTAAGCTTCCTCGGGTTAGGTATCGAACCGCATATACCGGAGTGGGGCAATATTTTAAAAGTTGGAAGTACGTATTTAGAATCACATTCATATTTAGCGATTTTCCCGGGGCTATGTATTATGCTGCTTGTTTTATCGTTCAACTTTTTCGGCGATGGACTGCGGGATGCATTGGACCCAAAATCTAATTAA
- a CDS encoding ABC transporter permease produces the protein MQHLFFESFQKNASKKSYYFAFMLLGLLVHIFTIPFYLVNRSKSTYAEKAMNVKRQLIEDEKVFEWHKQYEVEERTKAQFFNQNVDEQTIILAAKALAQKKLEREVEKRLAANGVVENSYKNYFSTLLKRPNFLLITIIPGILMYVLLLITSNPFARFIFERLIQSVFVIIGVATLVFTILYISPFDPARNLLGVEATPAQVENFNKLYGLDQPYLVQLWHSLSGLFTFDLGTSFAGKEDVTQSILNKFPVTLEIAMFSLLMAIAIAIPVGIVSAVRPNSFIDYVFMLIALIGLSIPSFWQGLIFILTFSLELKWFPATYNPGNWMSIVLPIVVLGTSITASIARMTRSSMLEVIHEDYIITAKAKGLSERKVITKHAIRNAMIPIITVIGLLFGGMLGGAAVTEKVFNISGIGSYIVDKQFIPDIPAILGGVVYIAITISIVNMLIDI, from the coding sequence ATGCAGCATTTATTTTTTGAAAGCTTTCAAAAAAATGCTTCGAAAAAAAGTTATTATTTTGCTTTCATGCTGCTCGGTCTGCTCGTACACATTTTTACAATTCCGTTCTATTTAGTAAATCGATCTAAATCAACGTATGCGGAAAAAGCTATGAATGTGAAGAGACAATTAATAGAAGACGAGAAAGTTTTCGAATGGCATAAGCAATATGAAGTAGAGGAACGGACGAAAGCTCAATTTTTTAATCAAAATGTCGATGAGCAAACTATCATTCTTGCTGCCAAGGCGCTTGCCCAAAAAAAATTGGAGCGAGAAGTTGAAAAAAGACTTGCGGCAAATGGAGTAGTGGAAAACTCCTACAAAAATTATTTTAGTACACTATTAAAACGTCCCAACTTTTTACTGATTACGATAATTCCCGGTATTTTGATGTATGTTTTACTACTCATAACGAGTAATCCATTTGCTCGCTTTATTTTTGAGCGCTTAATACAAAGTGTGTTTGTTATCATTGGGGTGGCGACACTCGTGTTTACGATTTTGTATATTTCACCGTTTGACCCCGCCCGGAATTTGCTTGGGGTGGAGGCTACACCTGCACAAGTCGAAAACTTTAACAAGCTATACGGGTTGGATCAGCCTTATTTAGTGCAGCTTTGGCATTCATTGTCAGGTTTGTTCACATTTGATCTAGGAACATCTTTTGCCGGAAAGGAAGATGTCACGCAAAGCATATTGAACAAATTTCCGGTAACACTTGAAATTGCGATGTTCTCATTACTGATGGCGATTGCCATTGCCATTCCGGTCGGTATTGTTTCGGCAGTACGTCCGAATTCATTTATCGATTATGTATTTATGCTGATCGCATTGATCGGTTTATCGATTCCAAGTTTCTGGCAAGGGCTGATTTTTATTTTGACGTTCTCGCTTGAATTGAAATGGTTCCCAGCGACGTATAATCCGGGCAATTGGATGTCGATCGTTCTCCCGATTGTTGTACTCGGAACATCGATCACTGCATCGATTGCCCGCATGACAAGATCAAGTATGCTGGAAGTAATCCATGAAGATTATATTATTACAGCGAAAGCAAAAGGGTTGAGTGAACGGAAAGTAATTACAAAGCACGCGATCCGGAATGCGATGATTCCGATTATTACAGTGATTGGACTATTGTTCGGCGGAATGCTCGGTGGTGCGGCAGTAACAGAGAAAGTATTTAATATTAGCGGTATCGGAAGTTATATTGTCGACAAGCAGTTTATTCCGGATATTCCGGCAATTTTGGGCGGGGTTGTTTATATTGCGATCACCATTTCCATTGTGAACATGCTGATCGATATTTAG